The DNA window TGTCAACAAGTTAGTTTGAGAAAGAAGACAGACACAGATCTAGAAAGATGCTGTAAATcataaattattgtttttacaaagtACTTGATATATCAAAGTAGAATTATGGAGAATTCCAGAGGTAATCAGAAAAACATCTACAATACCAAAATAATAACCAGACATATTTTTTATATCAaagtaattcattattaatactgggtaattaatgctgtttttgtttgtttttttaggctGAATGAAACCGGTCTGCAGTGAGATATAAACAGCATGATGACAAACGTGACATCCCATGCCACTTTCCAGCATACTGCAcctttttcttatattttgacctgcctgtgggcattgattcttATTAGCTCTTCATTTGCACTGAAACCTGCCAAGCTTCCCTTGATTGGAAGAAAGCCCTTTATTGCTGCCTGGAATGCACCTTTTGACCTTTGTACAACAAAGTATAACATAAGTGTCAATCTAGAAATGTTCCACATCAGTGGAAGCCCAAGAGCTTCAAGAAGGGGTCAGAATGTGACTATATTTTATGCAAACAGACTGGGACATTACCCCTTCTACACAGAAGAGGGACTGCCAGTGAATGGTGGCCTCCCACAGAACTGCAGTTTGGAAACGCACTTGCAGAAAGCTGATAAAGACATCAAGTTTTATATTCCCTCTGAAAATTTCAGTGGACTGGCAATAATTGACTGGGAATACTGGAGGCCACAGTGGTTGCGAAACTGGCAGAAGAAGGACATATACAGGAGGAAATCCAGGGATCTTATTTCTAAGGGGTATATAAATGTTACCTCTCAACAAATCGAATATTTAGCCCAAGCAAGGTTTGAGAGAAGTGCCATGGCTTTCATGAAGAGAACAATTCAACTAGGCATTCAAACTAGGCCCCATGGACTCTGGGGCTACTACCTCTACCCAGACTGCCACAATTACAATCTTCTTGATAATAACTACACTgggtcctgtcctgtcctcGAGAGCTTGAGGAACGACGAGCTCTTCTGGCTATGGAACAGCAGCACAGCTCTATTTCCTTCCATAGCTATTAAGAAATCCCATGCAGACAGTGTCAGCAACTTGTATTTCGCACAGTTTCGAGTCCTTGAATCTCTAAGAATTGCTTCAATGACATCTATGGACTATGACTTGCCTACATTCGTTTATACTCGACTTGGGTACCGGGATGAAGCATTGTCATTTCTTTCTACGGTAATTTctaagcaaaaaaacaacagtaggagtataacaaataataacaaACTTGATTAGTCTAATATGctcataactacagtatatgataaaaaagtagatttagaaagtgtattgcTGGAAATTGACTAGTGAGTCAAAGCTGTTACAAAGAAACAATGAATGCCACTCTTTCGTCGAGGGCTCATTCAGACAATACAGATTTGATAGTAAACAGCATTGTACTCACACTTCTTGAGTGGAATTTGTAAACTATATAAAAGTCATTAAAGAGTGCATCTGGGAAAACACAGAAACTGACATGTAAGTAATAATACGAGACAGTAATGATACAGTTATACTATAGTATTTGCCTTTGGATAGCCTAAGACttatagactgaaagcagtctATACTTCACTGTAAAATAGATTCTAGGATTAAATTGGAAACTAGAAAACTGAATTCTattgtaaaaagaaattaaatttgatTACCTGGCAGCAATCATTTTCAGTTTGGCAGAAAGATACAATCACTCCACAAAGAATATTTAGTGTAATAtataaagtaatttattttgatttctgcTGACTTTTTCAGAAGAAACTGTGTCCCTTCAATAAGGCCTTCAACTACTGAACTGACATTTTTGTTGcaagaaataattttatttctttctgtcATAGTTTGTGTTTAGATACAGCATTCTAGCAGAAAGAATAACAGACTACTTAAGTCTGTCAGTACGAATGTTTGCAGATTCTCCTGGCTTAACAAGTGAGCTCATCTACTAATTTAGTGTTTCCAATTGCAGGGTGTCTGATGATGTAATCCATTGCCCTCTAAAATAAGTAAACATAAAatccatttttatctaaaatacaTAAACAAAACGTCAGAGGTAAATATATGATAGACAAATGTGTAAGTTTGTCAGACAAGTTTGCAcacatatagtactgtatacagtatatgcagctaTTTGCTTTCTTTCCTTTTGCTGAAGTGTTGCAATGTGAGTTGACTTTCTTAGGTGGGTAGTCCTGTGACAGGACATATGGCCTTTGCAGAgttttatacattattttatatttagaaacAATTCTTGGGTATTTTAACTTCTAGTTTATTTTATTGGCAATGTATTTAGCACAAATCCtctcttttaaaggtgctacataaaataaaaatagttattattattaaaagtgaaAGCAGTCTGAACGTTTTTAATATGTACCCGCCATCTTGTGGTGAGATGTGTACACTACAATTCAATGTAACCATTTGAATTGTTTATGCAAGGCAAAAAACATAATACTATTTATcac is part of the Lepisosteus oculatus isolate fLepOcu1 chromosome 7, fLepOcu1.hap2, whole genome shotgun sequence genome and encodes:
- the hyal4 gene encoding hyaluronidase-4 codes for the protein MMTNVTSHATFQHTAPFSYILTCLWALILISSSFALKPAKLPLIGRKPFIAAWNAPFDLCTTKYNISVNLEMFHISGSPRASRRGQNVTIFYANRLGHYPFYTEEGLPVNGGLPQNCSLETHLQKADKDIKFYIPSENFSGLAIIDWEYWRPQWLRNWQKKDIYRRKSRDLISKGYINVTSQQIEYLAQARFERSAMAFMKRTIQLGIQTRPHGLWGYYLYPDCHNYNLLDNNYTGSCPVLESLRNDELFWLWNSSTALFPSIAIKKSHADSVSNLYFAQFRVLESLRIASMTSMDYDLPTFVYTRLGYRDEALSFLSTKDLIHTIGESAALGAAGFVIWGDVNLTSSRHNCSKVKSFLSHRLGQYITNVTRAAEVCSEFLCQNNGRCVRKDWQAPYYLHLSPESYRIEHSEEEGFVVTGWHSEQELSELRKRFACHCYEGYDGDKCDALKQMDKPDSSITRPSASWCLVSVIFVYILNFVF